The genomic stretch TCTAATGATTTAAAAGATTTTCCTTATGGTAATAATAATGTTCAAGGAACAAAGAAAGTAAACCACGGAACAAAAGTAGCTTCTTTGATAGCGGCTAAAAGAGATAATAATATTGGTATTGATGGTGTAAATGATAATGTTAAATTAATGACTTTGAGTATATCAACCTCTGGAGATGAATTTGATAAAGATATTGCCTTAGCAATTCGGTATGCGGTAGATAATAATGCGAAAATCATTAATATGAGTATAGGTAAACCGTTTTCCTTAAACGAAAAATGGGTTATTGATGCGATTAAGTACGCAGAAATGAAAGATGTTTTGATAATATCTTCAGCAGGTAATAGTGCTTTGGATTTAGATTTTGAAAATGATTTCCCAAACGATACTTATAATAGTAAGGAAATTAGCAACAACTTCATAAAAGTAAGTGGTTCTACATATTCCATCGATAAGACGCTAATATCTGATTATACAAATTACAGCAAAAAAATAGTAGATATTTCTGCTCCAGCAGATTATATTAAGATAATCAAAAGACAGGGAGTTGATTTTGATTATGGCACATCTTATTCGTCTGCGCTAGTTACAGGTGTATCATCTTTAATCCGTTCCTATTATCCAAACTTAACCGCCGCAGAAGTAAAACAGATTATTATGGAATCGGGTGTTTCGTATGATATTATGGTAAATAAACCAACAGAAAGCGAAGAAAAAGAACTTGTTCCATTCAGTTCTCTTTCCAAATCGGGAAAAATAGTGAATGCCTATAATGCGTTACTTATGGCAGAAGAAGTTTCCAAAAAGAAGAAGAAAAAATAAAACAATGAAATCAATATTATTCATATCAATATTATTATTTAGCGGTATTTGTATTTCTCAAAGCCCAATTGAATCGACCAGTAAATCAATGGTTGGGAAAGTTAAGATTTTTGGCGTAAATAACACATCTCTGACATATTCAGTTGAATTCAAATTAAAAGGTACAGGCTGTAAACCAAGCAAACCACTTCCTTTGACAATCGTGATGCCACCTAAAGCAAACATTGAGTTATTTGACCTATTTCCTGTTGAAAACAAAAAATGGAAATGTACTACTAATTACACATATGTTGTCGGCAACATTAATGCAAAACACAATGACGATTATGTATATGATTTGCCATATGCAAAGGGCAGTTCCTTTATCGTTCATCAAGGCTACAATGGTTCATTTTCGCATAAAGGGCAATATTTTTTAGATTTTACAATGCCTGTAAATACTCCTATTCACGCTATTAGAGATGGCGTAGTGATAAAAGTAAAAAAAGATTCAAAAAAAGGATGTCCAACAATATCCTGTGTAAATGATGGAAATTATGTTTGGATAGAACATGATGACGGAACAATTGCCGAATATGCGCATCTAAGATATAGAGGTACAGCTTTGAAATTAGGAAACCGAGTTAAGAAAGGACAAAAAATTGCATTTAGTGGCAACACAGGGTTCTCACAAGCACCACATTTACACATGGGCGTTTTCATTAATCAAATTAATGGAGAAAGAACAACCATTCCAATTAAGTTCAATGTTGGGAATGAAAAAGTTGTTGAACTCAAAAAGGGAGATACTTACGTAAAACAGTAAATTATTCTGAACTAAGAAAATTTCTATTGTGAAAATTTAGTGGTGAATTATGAAAATACGATATATATTATTTCTACTTATTGTACTTACGAGTTGTGCAACAAAACCAACCGCAAAGCTTTCCAAAAAAGAACTATTCAAAAAGCTTTCTGATGGTTTTATAATTCAGAAGCTTCCCGATTGGGAATTTCATGGTTTTCACGGTGTTTTAAACTACACACCAACAGAATTAATGACAATTGGTCAAGAATATATTTATAATGGTATTATTGCTTACAAACGTGAGTTGAAAAACGAAAAATTAGGCGTAATAGACAAAATGGTTGCTAAAAACCCTGTTAGAGCTTATATTAACTAGCTTTGGAGCAAATCAAAGGTTTTGAATAAAAAAAATGCACTTATTGTAACAGCTCCATAACCAAAAAGTATGGAGTCAGAAACGGAAAACAACGATATAAATGTCTAGCCTGTGGCAGGTTTTTTAAAGGCGGTAAATTTATAATTCCAGCTATAATCTGGGATGAATACAGCAAAGGCAAACAGACTTATTTTCAGCTTGCTCAAAAGTATGGATGCTCTAAGAGAACCATCCAGCGTAAAATAGACTTGCACATTGTTTCTATACCTGAGAAAATACCCAAAAAAGTTATCGTTTTAATGGACACAACCTATTGGGGTAGGAGTTTTGGATTGATGTTATTTAAGGATGCCCATACTAAGGAAAATCTACTTTGGTATTATGTACGTTCGGAAACAAACGCACTCTATTTACAAGGCGTCAATCACCTCAAATCAAAAGGATATACCATAGTTGCAATTGTCTGTGATGGAAGAAAAGGACTTATACGTGTATTCAAGGATTTACCTGTACAGCTTTGCCAGTTTCATCAGGTTGCAACTATACGAAGGTACATAACCAAAAATCCAAAAATGTCTGCCTCTATTGAGCTTAAGGAACTTGTGAGCCTATTAAAGCAGACAGATAGAGAATCTTTTGAAGGTGGTTTAACGTTATGGTTTTTGAAATGGGAACTCTTCTTAAATGAGCGTACAACAAACCCAGAGACTGGGAAAAGTCATTATACTCATAAAAGATTGAGAAGTGCTTATAGGAGCCTAAATACAAACATGAAATGGTTATTTACTTGGTATGATAATTACGAGTTGAATATACCTAACACAACGAATATGATTGATGGACATTTTTCAGATTTGAAGAACAAATTAAGAAACCATAATGGCTTAACAAAACAAAGAAAAATCAAGTTTATAAATGAGTTTTTAAAGGCATAATGCCCTCTAAAAAGACATAAAAAAAGAAGCCTAGAAAGGCTTCTTAAATCGACTTTTTTGTCGGGCATCCAATGTATCCCTATCGGGTTGCTCTCCAGCAGAGCCCGTTTCTGTTTTGTTGGATAATGTGAAGATATTAACTACTGTTGAAAATAAAAAAATAGCCC from Kordia antarctica encodes the following:
- a CDS encoding M23 family metallopeptidase; protein product: MKSILFISILLFSGICISQSPIESTSKSMVGKVKIFGVNNTSLTYSVEFKLKGTGCKPSKPLPLTIVMPPKANIELFDLFPVENKKWKCTTNYTYVVGNINAKHNDDYVYDLPYAKGSSFIVHQGYNGSFSHKGQYFLDFTMPVNTPIHAIRDGVVIKVKKDSKKGCPTISCVNDGNYVWIEHDDGTIAEYAHLRYRGTALKLGNRVKKGQKIAFSGNTGFSQAPHLHMGVFINQINGERTTIPIKFNVGNEKVVELKKGDTYVKQ